The Anomaloglossus baeobatrachus isolate aAnoBae1 chromosome 5, aAnoBae1.hap1, whole genome shotgun sequence genome includes the window cataTGATTAGATAATTGAACACAATGGACATGGACACAGTTCCCATCCTTGCAGCATTTCTCTGAGCTTGTCTTGCATTGATTGCTACATCAGTCATTAATGTtaagattatttttattatttttattttatttttattattgcgccatttattccatggcgctttacaagtgaaaaagggtatacgtacaacagtcattaacagtacaaaacagactggtataggaggagagaggaccctgcccgcgaggcctcagtctacagggaatgggtgagggtacaataggtgaggacagagctggttgtgcagtggtctactggactgagggctgttgtaggttgtaggcttgttggaagaggtgggtcttgaggttcttcttgaagctttccacggtaggggagagtctgatatgctgaggtagagcattccagagtatgggggaggcacgggagaaatcttgtatgcgattgtgggaagaggagataagataggAGTAGAGATATTCTGTTACAATCAATTGTCCattacccctctccatactgtatGGGCTGCTCTGCAGTCGTCCATCGCTTCATATCTGCAATCTTTCTCCTCTATAGCCGGTAACTTCTGGGGACGGACGATGTCGGCCATATCCAGCTCCACAGATCCCTCCAGCTATGAAGGCTTTGGACCATTTATGCCGGGGTTTAAAATAATTCCTTACAACGACCTGCCGGCTCTGGAGGTGAGTGACGTATGGAGCCGCTTCTGTCCGAGACTGTCCACCATGGTATAATGTGTATCGGTGAAATATCCATAGTGATTGTGTATGTGAGCTGCAGCTGCTCGGTCTAGGGTAGGATCGCAACTCCCAACGTGTGGAACTACAGATTCCAGCTGCAGTCAGGACCCGTACAGATGGCCAGAGCTTACGAATTGGCCATACTGTGTGCAtcggccacagtctgggaagactgcACATCAGAGGGACCCCTAACCTTTCTTCTTACATACCCCTTGAGTGAGGACATTACAGATGGTAGCAAATTTCCTTCTGCCAATTACCCCTTACAACATGTGGCATTAAATAGTCACTACCGTTCCAAGGGACTACAAGCTATAAAGTTTGGTTTAACACACATAGGAAACCATACCTTAAGACTCCACGTGGAGTTCAATAAGGACATAGACTCTGGTATTACAATTAAAGATATTATACCCAGGACGGATCTGCGTATCATCCCTATATTTGCTGAAATAACTATAAATAATACTACAAGGGATCACAATTCCAAATATTCTATGATTGTACCCATTAAACCTCTCCAGAGCATTCACACTGTGAGACCATATATCTACCAGGATTTGCTCTCTGTAACCAATAGAAAAAAACAAAGCCCCGGGTctcccctctttctcttctttctctgcaCTTGCAGTATTCACCTTTTGGAAAGTAGCTCTTCCCTTCTATggagtgtaatacggcgtgaagaaggcctataCTTAGGCCGAAACGTCCCCTCCACTTGTATTATTTTTCActtatataaaataaaatacaaaaaattctTTGATTGAAGAAACAAATCTGCTGGTCTTTTTATACTTCGTCTtgaattgagagtgcagtgttttgaatttgcATATTACAGTCTGGACcttggtccactcactagcacctctaACCTCTCTATATtgctgagtgcacaccatatatcTCTAATATAATTGACACACTTCCTATTTTTATTAATGTGTAGACTGGTGACAACTTAATTAGGATGTGAGCAAAATCTGTTTTTCCATGAAGTGATCATATTGCTCCAATACACGTTCTTATTGCCGGTTTCCTTTGCCTCCTACTACCGGTTATGACCAAAGTCTATAATAAGTATTGGTGGCAACTAAAACAGCTTTTCTGTTTTTCAAGAATATTATGTCTTCTATTAAATGTatgtacagtggcgtaactagcatTCAGTAGGCCCTGGTGGAAACGTTTGACCATGGAACCCCCCCACCCATCCCTGTCCCCCTCGTGGTACAGGGTAATTATTCTAACTATTGGCTCTTAACCTCAGCACCGAGCTTTCCCATACTTCAATATCCCAATATAATATCCGATGATATaatgcagaggtccccaactcaaggcccaccaacagtgcaggtttttgggatttccttagtattgcacaggtgttaaagtTTGTATTTTCTTCGTGTTTCTGTGGGTTTCTTCCAGGTTCTCCTGGTTTCCctaacactccaaagacctactgataggcagtttagattgtgagccccaatggggacagtggtgacGACAACACTGTATAGCACTGCAGAACTAATAGTGCTATAAAAGTGAGTACAAGAAATTTAATAAACCCAGACCTGTCAAAATAGCCAGTAGTTATAGCAGAGGCTTCTCATCTGTAGACTGGCGGAACTGCTGATGCCAACGGTCAATCACAATGTCTGCTTTTCCACCGCGCTGAAACAGAGCGGATTAGAGTCTGTTGCCCTGAAGAAGCCAGTGTATCGCTGGCAGGAGTGATCTGTGACTGCACTGCTGGTGAAGAATGGTGCTGGGCAGATGGGTAGCAACTATCTGACTATTAGTGCTTAGATACATTTTGCATATACCCTTTGTAATTGGGGGCAGTTTTCTAATGGGTCATCAAACGTCCTATAGGAAGCTGTAGTCTCCCAATGATTACTTACTAGCTTTGACGAggtgtgtgtgccgcccctgcagcagtcggatttTTCAGtgttgccgtggctcgagggtctccggacccgggggcttggggtcaCCCAAAAATGAAAGGGAAcgatttacaggggattaatgttcgtgactccacctgtggttcgcggtaagggaagtaccgccgctgccgatgggagtacccagggaagatggagtgggggggGGCAGCCAATgatattccctccacgggtaggggaggccccgggactctggatggtggagtgtaGGAGAGCGTAGTGCAGGTTGAATGCAGGGGAGGGCAGTGTTCTCACTCAGGCTGTGTTGGTGTTGGtctgaccattaagcagactcttacACAGTAGTAAacaaagtctctaggtgccgctgccactctggggagctcgtccgggagtcctccctgttggtattgctgatggtttgtaacctgcctccatgcactagaatttagatgttatgagtgacccctcagcctgaagctttcagggtcccgctccctacggttagaggagctgtgctctcgatggctgacacttgggatctcagtgggccgcataagctggaaagcactatccccctcgttgtgttggtgccttcgatctctgagctcttggttcataaagttcataaagagactatcccccacaggttaattatcaggttgcgtgaagctactccctgatctagtgtccagtaccccgccgtgctcgataccggttcggttactagattttccggtgccgaccgttctcccaaactaagtctggcaccccttTCTATTACTCTGCGAACGGGTCgccgactcctccagtcccagaccacagTTTGCGatctagccaaagtctcccaggcagctccaactcccagctcctcactctgagggctactactcaactgacaaaGTCCTTCCCACCAGTCTGACTGACCTCTAGGCGGGcgaccctgttccagctagaccaaccactggtgtgcctgacagggtgtggtgtaaggtgtggctaggatttgagtgctgatggagctataccaaaggttaggatcccagaaccatggggggttgagcaaaagagaaaggagtgcagtaccctgtgacaccctgactagttgagGGGCGTCACATTTGTGTGTTTTGAGTGTAGTAATTCTCCATGTAGTTGAGCTGATAATGACTCCCTATGTAAACATCCTAACAATCACCCTGCAAAAGAGCGGAATGTCAATATTATTAAGGCTGACCTAAATTCTCCAGCTCCGTGGTATAGAAGGGTAATGTGCTGTCTTCCACGTGCAACTGTGTGGGACAGCGCAATCTTATTAATGATCGTCATTAGTTATCAAGTTAAAATATACACGTCTAAATGGGCTGACAACTCTGTTGGCTGCTTATCCCCTGGGATCTGGTATTGGAATGCAACATGTCAGAAGATCCCAGTACGTGAGATCGACTGATCCCACTGAAATGGGGACTTTATCGAATCGCAGATAATCTGAATTGCACTGGATGCACAACTGCAGGCGTTTATTATAAAGCTCTGTAGCACTTCAGAGACACTGGAAAAGCCGGCAGCAAATGGTCTGACTAGTCAGGCAGGTCCATGGCAGcttttctctgctgcaggtctCTCCCTATGTGTGTACATGAGAAGAAACCTGTCCGGTATTGGGATGGACATAAGCACCCGGGGGAAGCAGACCTCTTATACTACTTGGTTGAGACTGTCCCTTGCCAGATTTTCAAAATATGCTTCTCTGATTGTGAGGATGACATACGTGGGGGtgtctgtttttgtgtgtttttgtgtgtttttgtgttgCAAATTCTTCCCACTTATCAgtatgcagcaaaaatgctgaaagcattgacatactgcagatttaaATCTACTAGGAAACTATACTCAGTCTATGAGAATCTTTAAGTCTCTTGCACAATGAGTGTGCATTTGTTGCAAAACCTGAAGGATTTCCTGATACCAGCAAATGGATCAAaacacattttaaagggaaccggtcaggtccaatatgcacccagaaccacgagcagttctgggtgcatatctctaatccctgcctgacagtcactgtatacactagcatagataagatttttttttctaatgatcttatattgtatgctaatgagcctggggactagtcccctgggtgttgcttcccttgccaTGTGgcgccattagcatgttagtacgtccctgtgggtgtgctaacatgctaatgaatgaacAGCATCAACTCTCTGCCACCATGGCATCCGACGGGTGATTTCGGCtcacatgaccccagagtttcggtcatgcgcactacttcactttgaagccaggacgcgtacacccggcttcatagtgcacatgaccaaaactccagggtaatgtgcactgagccgaaattcagtgtcgggcagtaatggcagcggagaggtgagtgagatcatcctgacgctgtgcattcattagcaagttagtacgcccctgtgggtgtactaacatggcaATGGGGGAGACTAGCCAGGTCCAGGGGATTAGTCCCCTCGCTTATTATCATAcgataagagatctttagaaatactttttgtaaagatcttgatctatgctactgtatacagggatggttaggcagggactagcaatatgcaccTGTACCGCtctgctgcagccgagccgctctgatccgggctcgtgtgtcggtggctcgagcgtctccgaaccgggggtcacgtcgctctgtaaaggGGGCTGGCGTGTCGAGTGGGGGGTTTTGGATtagatttaaagttcgtgacgccacccacgggttgtggtgaatgtaggcaccactgcTGCCGGTTACCGGGCAccctgggggagatgttgggggcagcttgtgatgttaacccctccgtgggcaggggatggtgcccccggggcccggttggtgtggtgcagtgtcggtgcgcGGGCCCAGTAGTACTCACTCGGAATaacacacgggagtctctggtaaaccaatctGTTGATAGTCTGTGCCCGCAGCCGATAGCTTCGGTCCCCAAACGGTTGGTGTTGTCtgtcttctcctgcacctttttgtagattttggacaaccgcgcttcagcgacgggagtcccgctccctggcgtgtacgtcgggagagcccgttgcccgcaggcgctggcccggtggatcttttggcccttggcggtggccgttatccggaatcggtgggctgttgccttctttcgcgactttgggtgggaaaggacctagagtccagacctcaatcagttaattaacggggtccagtagattcgggaccgcgtttcagggtctgagtacccccacttgtgctccggtttctagcTGGTTCCCCGGTGCGGTACCGGCGGGCCCCTACCCtgtccaccaggactgtcttcccggctcctgcagacggccaccaccatctgcctcctgattaaagtgcccgggctcctacccagggcacagacagatttgctcctccactccacttcactgtcaaaacagATCTCTCCTTcaactactcctctcctcctctaaAACTCACCTCTGTCGATCTGCActtgttttcctgcctctgggcatgtgaactcctggggGACGTGGCAAACTGCCAGGCTCtgcccccatggtgtggacatcaaacccagagggaggtaaccagggttttaatgggttggctgctgtcaccttatttggggatgagTGTAGTGCATGGGGCTaactgactacctggctagtccagggcgtcacacacccagaactgctcatggttctgggtgtatattgtacctgacaggttccctttaagtcacttTAAATCTTGAGGTTTATATATAGATGGTGATGGATCTAACCCCAAGATGATGACTTGTTTTAGAAGATTTGTTAAACTAGATATTATGGACACTACATGGTTCCTGTCACTGGTTTGGTTTATGGCTTCCATCTTAGGCCGTGTTGCTTCCTTGCCAACAAAAGTAAATCCTTAGTCAATCTCTGTCGGGGTGTACAATAAGTGTGAACTTGTATGCTTGTGTGTGGTGTGGATGCTTCTTCATGCACATTGTCCAGGCTCCATGTGGACCTCTGACTTGAGTTTGTACTCGTCGCATATAACTTCTACGCTCACATTTAGGATAATGTTATCTCTTACGGTggacctttttttttctccattttagaGAGCTCTCCAGGATCCCAATGTCGCTGCGTTCATGGTGGAACCAATTCAGGGCGAGGCCGGAGTCATTGTGCCCGATGAGGGTTATTTGACGGGAGTGAGGCAGCTGTGCTCGGCACACAATGTAGGTGGTTTTCCTACACTTTATGACTCTTCGGACATCTCTGATGAATGTGGCTGAGCTCCATTCTTTTCTATAGGTTCTGTTCATTGCTGATGAGGTGCAAACTGGCTTGGCCAGAACCGGGAAGATGCTGGCCGTGGACCATGAGAACGTCCGTCCAGATATCGTGGTGCTGGGAAAAGCCCTTTCAGGAGGAGTTTATCCTGTAAGTGTATATGTAGAGCTACCTCCTTGTATGTCTGCAGGGTGACTGGTGAGGACTGGTTTTAAATGGAAATCCTACCTGGACCATGCTGGTGTAAACCACATGATGGAGGCTGTGTTGGGTGAGTGGGAGTCTATGGTTACATTTGGCGCATGCAacaggagttttctgttctgtcgtTTTTCCTTGGACTGTCCAGGATGTTGTACAGGTAGTAATCCTGTTAATGAGGAATCTTTggtatataatttttatttattttattttttttctcctccaggtctcgggTGTACTGTGTGATGATGAAGTGATGCTCACTATTAAGCCAGGAGAACATGGGTCCACATACGGAGGCAATCCTTTGGCATGCCGGGTGGCCATGGCATCTCTAGAGGTATATTACTGGTCATTACTGATATATCCATGTCCCATGTTGCTTTGAACATCACGGTCACTGGATTTATCTGTTTTTATAGGTCATTGAAGAGGAGAAATTGGCAGATAATGCCCGAAAAATGGGTGAGCTGCTGCGAGCAGAACTCATGAAAACCCCCTCAGACATTGTCACGAATGTGCGAGGGAAGGGATTGCTGAACGCCATTGTCATCAAAGAGACGAAAGGTGAGATGTTCTCCAGTCACTCGCCTTACAAGGGTTTTTGGGTGGGGAAAGTTTGGCAGGCTTTTCAAATTTTCGTCTCCTGTTTGCATTGTGGTTTGTCTATCTTAGACCATAAACACCAATGCCATAACCAATAAGGGGGGCTTAATACATAATACCACATTTAACCACCAAGAAAACGAATGCAAGACAATTAATACTCTTTTAGTCAAAAAGATAAAACGCAATACGCAAAACAGAATAAACCAACCCAAGAAAGATGGATGGTATTTGATATGGGGGACCCGGCACCAACCCTGATAGAGGACTTATAATAATGAACTGCATAAATAGGACATGAGACACAGATAATCAAAAGAATACAAAGTCCTGGACGTAGTACTTTGgttgtgaaacgcgcgtcgagataCTGCACTATTACCCTGGCTCTTGACTCTATATGCTGGTAACATGTTCTAGGTTTTATTTTACATTGTCAAAACATGATATAGTTATATAGCCTCACACTTGTGATTGATTATACAATTTAGGCTCATAGCTCAAATATGGTCTAAGTGAACATAGATCTTTTATATTCTTTAAATTATCTGTGTCTTATGTCCTATTTATGCAGGTCATTATAATAGGGTCCTCTATATCAGTCTGAGTTGGTACCGGGTCCCCCATATCAATACAATCAGTCTTTCTTGGGTTGGTCCATCCTGTTTTGCGTATTGTGTCTTTATCTTTTTGACTAATAAAGAgtattaatatatatattgtatattggcTTGCATTAGTTTTCTTGGTGGTTAACTTAGACCATAGTTACATGCCGGACCCTTGCATGACATATGCCATTGGTACTGCATTGTCTCATCCTGGGGTACAGCGGGGACTATCTTTGTGATTGTTCCAATATTAACTCATCGTCTCACCGGGAGGTGAAGGTGGTTCAAAATTTTGGGGGCTCTAGACTGCAGAGAGGCATGATGCCAACTAAACTAGGGGTGGGGAGGTCACTTCCAACATTTCAAGACTGGATGAAAATGCAGAAATGTGATGTGTCCTCCATAGTCTGTGCGTGATGCACAACGCTGGCCATCCTGTGCCCGCACACTTGATCACCTGCCAAAATGGTAAAGAGGTGCTCACATAAGCAGCAATTTATCAGGAAAAATTGAAACGACATTGAAATGAAAAAAGGCAGCGGCCCAAGCATCCTCTGGGGCCAATTTAGTCCGTATTATAATGGGGAATGAGGTTTCCTTGAAACTCTTGTTTCCTGATTATCTACCTCCCTAATCGGGCTGGTTATCGCCTGCCGACTAGCATCCAATACACTCATCAGGAGAAATAATTCTTGAAGATGAGAAATCCTCGTTCTTGGTAGCGAGTCTCCCTGTATAGATGGGGCTGCCGGGAGCCATTGTCATCTTTGTGCCCAGAACAATCATGGTGCGTGCATTAATTTTTGGTCTGTCTTAATAGGGCATTAAGCGACCCTTGATCGGCTTGCATGTTGCATCATTTAACCCCCGCAATCGGTCTATATAAATGGGGCCCCAAGTCATATAGAAAATGCCATGTAACTGGTCAGCTACCTCTAAAATGGTCTTTCAAAAAAATGGCCAGCCAAAAATTGTTCGCCTTTTATAAACACCAGCACTAATCCAAGCCACAAAATTCCTTAGGTTTATCCAGTCATTGATAAAATCCAAATCCAAAAAGTACTGCCTGGATTTTATCAATTACTGAATAAACTGAAGGAATCTTATGGACGGGATTAGTGATTttctttcttgattttttttttttttttttgatgttgCACTGAATAGATGAGCTGATTTGTTCTGTTTCCTTAATCTTTCGCCTTCTCCTTATTTATCTCCCACCCAGTTGTGCGCTGTTCCCAATGTGCAGCTGTAGAGACATGAGCATCACACGTTAAGTGTCATCCACATACTGTGTACACTTTTTAACTTTTGCCTGGAAACTGACCAGCAGTGCAGACTTTTACATACtgaagaacttaaagggaaccaacctgcAGAATTTTACCCTATAAACTACAGGCGGTCCCATAATGGCGCTGGGATGCTGATTTTGAAATGATACCTTTTAGTTGTGAAATCCGGGACTTGAATGCAGAATAATCTTTGTTCATACTTGAAATGGCGTCATTGGAAAAAGCTTGAGCATTAgatctaagccacacggcatgaaaatctgaccgagtggaatgcgataaaacatcgcattcaactcggaccaatattaacctatgtcccagcacccatgaacgattatattctcggccccaatcagaccgagaaaacaatcgcagcatgctgcaattgtaatgcgagactttctctcacacccattcaagtctatggggcaagagaaagatcATACTGCATTCGCAGTACATCGGTGTAcctcgagtgcagggcgagaatggcaatagccggctacggaggagagagggagataaatcccccccTGCCCTACTCAGTGCCCGcccgtccttcctcattgccggcccgtcccccgcagctgaggtcagattgcatgatcggacctcagtggcagtcacttgcatgacactcggctcctgctgtgctgccagcgcgaacagtgtcatgcaaggatcgcattagTCTGTGTGGCCCTGGCCTTTGGGAGGTACTTTGTGGGTCGCGTCCTCTGTATTGATTCCTCCTCCTGCCTTGTCACTTTCTTAATTTGTGCACTGCCGCCATTATCTCTGGAGGCATATTGCTATTGTGacgttgtcttcaataaaatggcaactGAATCAGTGCATGTGCATACTGAGATCTTTGGCTGCATTTTATTGACAACACTCGGTGGTGGCGCATGCGCtgattatacttttttttttttttttttttttttgtatccgcGCATGCGCCATTCCCGCTTAGTCCTCTTCAGTGtcctcaataaaatggtgccagtaTGTGCATGCACTCTATCCTGGAAAATTTTACTGGAGACCACGTCACAATAGCCATGCGCATGCGCTGCCAACAGTGGTAATGGTGGTGGTACTGtgaaattaaaataaagaaaagcaGTTAAGGCAGGAGGAGAAATCATAAGAGGACCTGAGCCATAAAGTCCTGCCCTGATGCTCAAGCCACTGCTCCAATTTCTGAATTTTGAATGAGTAGTATTCTGGAATCAAGCCTTGTATTTCACAACTAAAGGGATCATTCTACTCAGCATCGTAGCGCCATTATGGCACCACCtgtagtttatagggcaaaaacctgctgGTTTGTTCCCTTTAAATTAATCTCAAGCTTTGTGCTGAAATCTGCAGGGAGGATTTATATCCCAGGCTGACCTAATCCGTCACTTTCTACATTTCGCGCCATTCCATTTGTAAAATATGCCGCCTATTAGAGTACCAGTATCTGGGGATATTATAAGCAATGCGGATGCTGAAGGGGAACGTCAACACAGCCTTTAAATCTACATGGTCACATTTTTGCTGTGACCTTTTTCTTTTTGGTTTCCGCAATACAATGGCTGCCACCTAGTTCTGCCGCAGAATTTATTGCGGAAATGCTGCCTAATTGATCAGTCCTGTAAATCCGTCAGGCTCTGGTGGCTTGTCCAtattaatggtgtcacttttttgttttttagatTGTGACGCGTGGAAGGTATGCCTGAGGCTCCGAGATAACGGACTTCTGGCCAAGCCCACCCATGGAGATATCATCAGACTGGCCCCACCGCTAACCATCAAGGAGGACGAGATCCAGGAGTGCACTGAAATCATCCACAAGACCCTCCTCTCCTTCTGAGCGGACATCGCAGAGTcttgtattcctccatactgctttTCACATGGTTGTACAATTGAATTGGATACTCCCACCATTGAGTGTTACTAAATTTTGGTCCAATGGACAGTGTGCCCTCTACTAGACTGGTAGTGCTTGGCAATGGCTGGAAGGCGGCAGTGATGGGTAATGGACCGGTGTGCCATCGTGAgctcacacagccctccatgtattGAACATTTGCTGGTGTTTGTATTTAGTGCTCAGTTCTTTGTCTTGTATTTATAGTATAAAGGTAgatattatttaatattatagtTTATAACCTATTTTTTTTGCTTCTGAAATGTGAAATAAAATATTATTTCTCCGAAACATTGGcctggactgtttttttttttttgttttgtgtttgtttttgttttgtttgtttttgttttgtttgtttttgttttgtttgtttttgcttgtgtttttgcttgtgtttttgcttgtgtttttgcttgtgttttttttttctagcgGTGATTTCCAGCCTCGGGTGTCAGACTGGGAGCACTGGATTATTGAACTGGTCTGACATGAATTACAGTATTGTAATATATGGTATAAAATGGGATTTCTTCTAGGTTGCAATTTCATGGCATTTGTGCCCCTGTGTAAGGCCTACCTTTATTGAGGCTACAGATGCCGTTCGTCTATGGTAAGGTATTGGTGTACAAAATTAACCATTTTAAGCAAAATAAAGTTGGAGATAGTAAAACCCTAGTTGGGTACATGGGTTCAGGGCACTCAATAAACCCATAACCAATTTGAATTATTTCATATCTTGGTTCAGTGGTTAACGTTTGTGTAGAAAATGTTCCAGTGACCAATGGAGGGAGGATTGTTGCACAT containing:
- the OAT gene encoding ornithine aminotransferase, mitochondrial, whose product is MFSKLVQRRTLGAMCTNLKASMSSAGPVATESSMEDALNSDYVYDREAKYGAHNYHPLPVALERGKGVYVWDVEGRRYFDFLSAYSAVNQGHCHPKIVNALRSQAEKLTLTSRAFYNDVLGEYEEYITKLFNYNKILPMNTGVEGGETACKLARKWAYTVKGVPKYKAQIVFAAGNFWGRTMSAISSSTDPSSYEGFGPFMPGFKIIPYNDLPALERALQDPNVAAFMVEPIQGEAGVIVPDEGYLTGVRQLCSAHNVLFIADEVQTGLARTGKMLAVDHENVRPDIVVLGKALSGGVYPVSGVLCDDEVMLTIKPGEHGSTYGGNPLACRVAMASLEVIEEEKLADNARKMGELLRAELMKTPSDIVTNVRGKGLLNAIVIKETKDCDAWKVCLRLRDNGLLAKPTHGDIIRLAPPLTIKEDEIQECTEIIHKTLLSF